A region of Paenimyroides aestuarii DNA encodes the following proteins:
- a CDS encoding M1 family aminopeptidase produces MKSTFFALAFGLFTMSAVAQIAANTQDEYRLYEKQAAEKRLAFKQNPNTLNYDVKHHTLAFTVDPTQYYISGTVTTQFVANQNLQTIVFDLSHALTVSAVTQGTQTAAFSQANNELVIQLPQTVAAGTTSEVQITYSGVPPTGNEAFTQSYHNNTPIIWTLSEPFGARDWWPCKQSLNDKVDSIDVYITAPEAMVAVANGVEQSQVSNSNGTKTTHFKHNYPIPAYLVAIAVTDYQIYNQSAGTAPNIFPVVNYLYPENYSTSVSQLAVTIPIMNLFERLFGTYPFHTEKYGHAEFSWGGGMEHTTVSFMGGFSRGLIAHELAHHWFGNKVTCGSWNDIWINEGFAEYMAGLVVEELDGSNAFTNWKSNKINSITSSPEGNVYLTNNQALDANRIFSGRLTYNKGSMAVHMLRYVLGDEDFFQGMRNFLNDPAIAYNYAVTTQVQQHLEAVSGKDLTEFFNDWIYGQGYPSYQVDAERLSTTQTKITLNQTTSHASVPFFEMPVTLEFTGNNGATETVVLQHTQNNQQFIVDTSVGMIELVTINPFNDIVSKDNTVRLTTAENPQPTEIKVYPNPSKTSFEVAIPEDITVLAMNIYSINGKLVAKNISNPYPSEQLASGTYLLEIQTPEKTYHKKIIKN; encoded by the coding sequence ATGAAAAGTACATTTTTTGCTCTGGCATTTGGTTTGTTTACCATGTCTGCGGTGGCTCAAATAGCAGCAAATACGCAAGACGAATACCGCTTGTATGAAAAACAAGCAGCAGAAAAACGTTTGGCTTTCAAGCAAAATCCCAATACGCTGAATTACGATGTAAAGCATCATACATTAGCATTTACTGTGGATCCCACACAATACTACATCAGTGGAACGGTAACTACCCAGTTTGTGGCAAACCAAAATTTGCAAACCATTGTGTTCGATTTAAGCCATGCACTTACGGTGAGTGCGGTAACGCAAGGTACGCAAACAGCTGCTTTTAGCCAAGCAAACAATGAATTGGTGATTCAATTGCCACAAACCGTTGCGGCTGGCACAACAAGCGAAGTGCAAATTACCTATTCGGGCGTTCCTCCCACGGGCAACGAAGCTTTCACGCAGAGCTATCACAACAACACACCCATTATTTGGACGCTTTCCGAACCTTTTGGCGCCAGAGATTGGTGGCCTTGCAAACAATCGCTAAACGATAAAGTAGATTCGATTGATGTGTATATCACCGCTCCAGAAGCCATGGTGGCAGTGGCAAACGGGGTAGAGCAGTCGCAAGTTAGCAATTCCAACGGCACCAAAACCACGCATTTTAAACACAATTACCCCATTCCGGCCTATTTGGTGGCAATCGCGGTAACCGATTATCAAATTTATAATCAATCTGCAGGCACAGCACCCAATATATTTCCGGTGGTAAACTATTTGTATCCAGAGAATTATTCAACAAGCGTGAGCCAATTGGCAGTTACAATTCCTATTATGAATTTGTTTGAAAGGTTGTTTGGAACATACCCTTTTCATACGGAAAAATATGGTCATGCAGAGTTTAGTTGGGGCGGCGGCATGGAACACACCACGGTTTCTTTTATGGGTGGATTTTCGCGCGGATTAATTGCCCACGAATTGGCACACCATTGGTTTGGAAACAAAGTAACGTGTGGCAGTTGGAATGATATTTGGATCAACGAAGGTTTTGCAGAATACATGGCAGGTTTGGTTGTAGAAGAACTAGACGGTTCCAACGCATTCACCAATTGGAAAAGCAATAAAATAAACAGCATCACATCATCTCCCGAAGGAAATGTATATTTAACCAACAACCAAGCGTTAGATGCCAACCGAATTTTCAGCGGACGATTAACCTACAATAAAGGTTCAATGGCAGTACACATGTTGCGCTATGTGTTGGGCGATGAAGATTTTTTTCAAGGAATGCGCAATTTTTTAAACGATCCTGCAATTGCGTATAATTATGCAGTTACCACCCAAGTGCAACAACATCTAGAGGCGGTTTCAGGCAAAGATCTTACGGAGTTTTTTAACGATTGGATTTATGGTCAGGGCTATCCTTCGTATCAGGTAGATGCCGAAAGATTATCAACTACACAAACCAAAATCACATTAAACCAAACCACATCACACGCAAGCGTTCCTTTTTTTGAAATGCCCGTAACCCTAGAATTCACAGGCAACAATGGCGCAACCGAAACAGTGGTGCTGCAACACACACAAAACAACCAACAGTTTATTGTAGATACCAGCGTAGGCATGATTGAATTGGTTACAATCAATCCGTTCAATGATATTGTTTCAAAAGACAATACCGTGCGGTTAACTACTGCCGAAAATCCGCAACCAACTGAAATAAAAGTGTATCCCAATCCATCAAAAACATCATTTGAAGTAGCCATTCCCGAAGATATAACGGTTTTGGCGATGAATATTTATTCGATAAACGGAAAATTGGTAGCAAAAAACATCAGCAATCCCTATCCTTCCGAGCAATTGGCAAGTGGTACTTATCTGTTAGAAATTCAAACACCCGAAAAAACCTATCATAAAAAAATTATAAAAAATTAA
- the rseP gene encoding RIP metalloprotease RseP has product MDILVKLSQFLLSLSLLIVLHELGHFIPAKLFKTRVEKFYLFFDVKFSLFKKKIGETVYGIGWLPLGGYVKIAGMIDESMDTDQLKQEPQPWEFRSKPAWQRLIIMLGGVTVNFILAFMIYIGMTWFYGDKYIANEDLKDGVWVVSDPLLKAGMVSGDKIISIDGERFDRFNEVNEKLTTAKKILVERNGQEKEIVLPVDFINQMIKNKSEQEKGFVLPRVPFIVSAVEDGSINEAVLKPKDFITSINGEEIKFADQVKPILSKYKNQTIPATILRNEKPETIQLKVNANSELNIAYAPMISLENAEKLGLYKLNTDHYSLLESIPIGLEKGKDKLVSYGKQLKMIVNPDTGAYKGVGGFKAIYDVFPNTWSWEYFWSITAFLSIMLGVMNLLPIPALDGGHVLFLLYEMISGRKPSDKFLEYAQTVGFVILIALLLFANGNDIFKAITGK; this is encoded by the coding sequence ATGGACATATTAGTTAAGTTATCACAGTTTTTATTGAGTTTATCATTATTAATTGTATTGCATGAGCTGGGACATTTTATTCCGGCAAAATTATTTAAAACCCGAGTAGAAAAGTTCTACCTGTTCTTCGATGTGAAATTTTCATTATTCAAAAAGAAAATAGGCGAAACCGTTTATGGAATTGGCTGGTTGCCCTTGGGCGGTTATGTGAAAATTGCAGGGATGATTGACGAAAGTATGGATACCGACCAACTAAAACAAGAACCACAACCATGGGAATTCCGTTCCAAACCAGCATGGCAACGTTTAATAATCATGTTGGGTGGTGTCACTGTAAACTTTATATTGGCATTTATGATTTATATTGGAATGACATGGTTCTATGGCGATAAATATATTGCAAATGAAGATTTAAAAGATGGTGTATGGGTTGTTTCAGATCCATTATTAAAGGCAGGAATGGTTTCTGGAGACAAAATCATTTCTATTGATGGAGAACGATTTGACCGTTTTAACGAAGTAAATGAAAAGTTAACCACAGCAAAAAAAATTCTAGTAGAACGAAACGGACAAGAAAAAGAAATTGTGCTGCCAGTTGATTTTATCAACCAAATGATAAAAAATAAATCCGAACAAGAAAAAGGCTTTGTATTGCCAAGGGTTCCTTTTATTGTGTCAGCAGTTGAAGATGGTTCTATAAATGAAGCGGTTTTAAAACCAAAAGATTTCATAACAAGTATTAATGGCGAAGAAATAAAATTTGCCGATCAAGTAAAACCCATTTTAAGTAAGTATAAAAACCAAACAATTCCAGCAACAATATTAAGAAACGAAAAACCTGAAACCATTCAGTTGAAAGTGAACGCAAACAGTGAACTAAACATTGCCTATGCACCGATGATTAGTTTAGAAAATGCTGAAAAATTGGGACTTTATAAATTAAATACAGATCATTACAGTTTATTGGAATCTATTCCTATAGGCTTAGAAAAAGGAAAAGACAAATTAGTAAGTTACGGTAAGCAGTTAAAAATGATTGTGAACCCTGATACCGGTGCTTATAAAGGTGTGGGAGGTTTTAAAGCAATTTATGATGTTTTTCCAAACACATGGAGTTGGGAATACTTCTGGAGCATCACCGCATTTCTTTCCATAATGCTAGGTGTAATGAATTTATTGCCAATTCCAGCGTTAGATGGTGGGCATGTATTGTTTTTATTATACGAAATGATTTCGGGCAGAAAACCAAGCGATAAATTCCTAGAATATGCACAAACAGTTGGTTTTGTTATACTTATTGCTTTGCTGTTGTTTGCAAACGGAAACGACATTTTTAAAGCCATAACAGGCAAATAA
- a CDS encoding TolB family protein, which yields MKKNIKKIVMLLICFTMFNCNSDTKEIGHLVTFDIDPLGNNLVFSWKTDDKTSIYKCDTDGKNVKKILENDSLSYYAPRYSKEGDSIVFIATDYPNSLLTSIGVWNVKENSGKLIVTDSLLKTEAVLSPAGNKLIFLGAKEYGNYSSIGRKAPHGFDIYELNIKNNLIKRLTNFNAYQMNHLNYMQKDKFTFSSFLDGKDGVFLYDDLVKNTSMITFKNDSLKSLNGFSKADYINDTELVYSSYYQVNLVDFRKGTSKKIYKSKSGNHISNLSYSKQLNKLFVSEQKQDLIYALDLDGNLIKTIQLSFENK from the coding sequence ATGAAAAAAAATATTAAAAAAATCGTGATGTTACTTATTTGTTTTACAATGTTTAATTGTAATTCAGATACTAAAGAAATAGGACATTTAGTAACATTCGATATTGACCCTTTGGGTAACAATTTAGTTTTTTCTTGGAAAACAGATGATAAAACATCTATTTACAAATGTGATACAGATGGAAAAAATGTAAAAAAAATATTAGAGAATGATTCATTGTCATATTATGCACCCAGATATAGTAAAGAAGGAGATTCAATAGTTTTTATCGCTACCGATTACCCTAACTCTTTGTTAACTTCTATAGGTGTGTGGAATGTTAAAGAAAACAGCGGTAAGCTAATTGTAACTGATTCGCTATTAAAAACAGAAGCTGTTTTATCACCGGCTGGAAACAAATTGATTTTTTTAGGAGCAAAGGAGTATGGCAACTATTCTTCAATTGGAAGGAAAGCCCCACACGGTTTTGATATTTATGAATTAAATATTAAAAATAATCTTATTAAGAGACTTACAAATTTCAATGCATATCAGATGAACCATCTTAATTATATGCAGAAAGATAAATTTACTTTTAGTTCATTTTTAGATGGAAAAGATGGTGTTTTTCTTTATGACGATCTGGTAAAAAATACTAGTATGATAACTTTTAAAAATGATTCATTGAAAAGTCTAAACGGTTTTTCAAAAGCAGATTACATTAATGACACTGAATTAGTTTATAGTTCTTATTATCAAGTTAATTTGGTGGATTTTAGAAAAGGTACTTCAAAAAAAATTTATAAAAGTAAGTCTGGAAATCATATAAGTAATCTTTCATATTCTAAGCAACTTAATAAGTTATTTGTATCAGAACAAAAACAAGATTTAATATACGCATTAGATTTAGATGGAAATCTGATAAAAACTATTCAATTAAGTTTTGAAAATAAGTAG